The proteins below come from a single Corylus avellana chromosome ca3, CavTom2PMs-1.0 genomic window:
- the LOC132174828 gene encoding cytochrome P450 CYP72A219-like, producing MEIWVALSIVAVVVVLISAWRVLRWAWVRPKALERCLREQGLTGNSYSLLFGDLKEIFKMSDQARSTPINFTNDIAPRVVPFIHQNVKNYGKNSFMWFGPTPRVNITNPEQLKDIFSKIYDFRKIGGTPLTKLLATGLVQYEAEKWAKHRKIINPAFHLEKLKNMLPAFRQSCSDMIIKWESLVSEDGSIELDVWPYLQNLSSDMISRTAFGSSYEEGRNIFELQRELAELAIQSARSIYIPGWRFLPTKMNKRMKEIDKEIQASLKGIINKRERAIKGGEGRNDDLLGILMESNLKEIEEHGNNKNMGMNLKDVIEECKLFYFAGQETSSVLLVWTMVMLTRYPSWQERAREEVLQVFGQNKPDFDGLNRLKVVTMILYEVLRLYPPVIFLTRKVHEETKLGKLSLPAGVQITLPIILIHHDHELWGDDAHEFKPERFSEGVSKATKGQVSFFPFGWGPRICIGQSFAMMEAKLTLSMILQRFCLEVSPSYAHAPSSVITLQPQYGAHIILRNL from the exons ATGGAAATATGGGTTGCGCTTTCCATTGTTGCCGTCGTGGTGGTGTTAATATCAGCATGGAGAGTGTTGAGATGGGCGTGGGTGAGGCCAAAGGCGCTGGAGAGGTGCCTGAGAGAGCAGGGTCTCACCGGCAACTCCTACAGCCTTTTGTTTGGAGACTTGAAGGAGATCTTTAAGATGTCTGATCAAGCAAGGTCTACCCCCATAAACTTCACCAATGATATTGCACCACGTGTCGTCCCCTTCATCCATCAAAATGTCAAGAATTATG GTAAGAATTCTTTTATGTGGTTTGGCCCAACACCCAGGGTGAACATTACGAACCCTGAACAATTGAAAGATATCTTCTCCAAGATCTATGACTTTCGAAAGATAGGAGGAACTCCACTTACCAAATTGCTAGCAACCGGACTAGTACAATATGAGGCTGAAAAATGGGCTAAACacagaaaaattatcaatccAGCTTTCCATCTAGAGAAGCTGAAG AATATGTTACCAGCATTTCGTCAAAGTTGCAGTGACATGATTATCAAATGGGAAAGTTTGGTCTCTGAAGACGGTTCAATTGAGTTAGATGTATGGCCTTATCTGCAAAATTTGTCAAGTGATATGATTTCTCGAACAGCCTTCGGGAGTAGTTATGAAGAAGGAAGAAATATTTTCGAGCTTCAAAGAGAGCTAGCGGAGCTGGCCATTCAAAGTGCGCGATCTATTTACATTCCGGGATGGAG GTTTCTGCCAACTAAGATGAACAAGAGGATGAAGGAAATTGACAAGGAAATACAAGCTTCCCTTAAAGGGATTATCAACAAAAGAGAGAGGGCAATAAAGGGAGGTGAAGGCAGAAACGATGACTTATTAGGCATACTCATGGAATCCaacttgaaagaaattgaagaacatGGGAACAACAAGAATATGGGTATGAATCTTAAAGATGTAATCGAGGAGtgtaaacttttttattttgccGGGCAAGAAACGAGCTCGGTTTTGCTGGTTTGGACGATGGTTATGCTGACTAGGTATCCGAGTTGGCAAGAACGTGCAAGAGAAGAGGTTTTGCAAGTCTTTGGTCAAAACAAACCAGATTTTGATGGGTTGAATCGCCTAAAAGTa GTGACCATGATTTTGTATGAAGTTCTAAGACTATATCCACCAGTAATTTTCCTTACTCGAAAGGTTCACGAGGAAACGAAGCTTGGAAAGTTGTCTTTACCGGCCGGAGTTCAGATCACCTTGCCGATAATTCTCATCCACCATGATCATGAACTTTGGGGTGATGATGCACATGAGTTCAAACCAGAGAGGTTTTCTGAGGGAGTTTCCAAGGCAACAAAGGGCCAAGTTTCTTTCTTCCCCTTCGGATGGGGTCCTCGGATATGCATTGGACAAAGCTTTGCTATGATGGAAGCTAAACTTACTCTATCAATGATCCTACAACGCTTTTGCTTGGAGGTTTCCCCATCGTATGCTCATGCTCCTTCTTCTGTTATAACTCTTCAACCGCAATATGGAGCTCACATCATTCTACGAAATCTCTAA